The nucleotide window GCAAACTCCTTCGCTCCGTCAAAAACGATCTCGAACGGCATCTTTACACCCCCTTATTGAGCACCTCAAGCATGAGCCTAACCCTTTCTTTTCCCCGGAATAGATAAGCTTTTCCATTGTCCACATCAGGTATCCTGCGGTAGGCCTCCTCCAGCTCTTTGAGGGCCTTCTCAGCGAGCCTCTTCACGACCTCACGCTCAAGCTCGTTCACTCGTAAGACCTCCAGACGTAGCCGCACTTTGTGCACTTGTAGAATATCGTGCTCGGCTCATCGCCGGCCCTCGTCTGGAGCTCCCACCAGTAGGCGGTGTCGTTGCCGCACTTCGGGCAGGTTACCTTCGTTGTTGGGAGCGTTTTCACGTCCTGCTCTACCACGATGATGCCCTCGTCCGGCCTGTGCTCCACCTTCTGGGTTATGCGGGTCTTTTCCCTGTCCTTTTCCTCGTCGAAGGGCTCTTCGTAGCCACATGAGCGGCAGACCCACACCTTCCTCTTTCTGTCCGGGAGCATGAGATTACCGCACTTGGGACAGAACTTCATCCTCTCACCCCCGCCGGGGGTGGTATATGGGAAGGAAATAAAAACCTTTGCAACGATCGTCTTACGGTGGTGGTTATGGACGAAGTGGACGTTTTTGAGCTGGCGAGAAGGTACCACCGGGAGCTCAGGATAGAGGAGCCTAGTTTAGCAACCCTCGCGGCCGAGCTCTTTGGCGATCTGGGCCTGAAGATGAGGGATTTTCTGGAAAAGGAGGGCTACTCCCTCACCGGGGCGAAGTTCATAGACTACGATAAAAGCCTCGTGCTGGGAGTGATGAAGGGCGACAAAACCTATGAAGTCATACTCAGAAAAACCTGAGACAGATTTTTAACCTAAGGTTTTGAACCTTTCCTGGTGATCCGAAAATGGGAAAGAGAGTTGTTATCATCGGCGGCGGAGCCGCTGGAATGAGCACCGCCTCACGCGTCAAGAGGCTAAAGCCGGAGTGGGACGTCAAGGTGTTTGAGGCAACGGAATGGGTCAGCCACGCGCCCTGCGGAATCCCCTACGTCGTTGAGGGCATCTCGCCGACGGAGAAGCTCATGCACTACCCGCCGGAAGTCTTCATCAAGAAGCGCGGCATAGACCTTCACCTTAAGGCTGAGGTTATAGAGGTCGGCCAGGGCTACGTCAGGGTCAGGGAAAATGGAGGGGAGCATACCTACGAATGGGATTATCTCGTCTTCGCCAACGGGGCCTCGCCCAGGGTTCCAGCGGTTGAGGGGGTCAACCTGCCCGGCGTCTTCAAGGCAGACCTCCCGCCCGATGCCGTTGCGATAAGGGAATACATGGAGAAGAACCGCGTGGAGGACGTTGTAATCATCGGGGGCGGCTACATAGGCGTTGAAATGGCTGAAGCGTTTGCCGCCCAGGGCAAGAGGGTTACCCTCATAGAGCGCAACGAGAGGGTCATGGCGAAGGCCTTCGACAAGGAAATCACGGACGTCCTCGAGGAGGAGATGCGGAAGAGGATAAACCTCAGAACCCAGGAGATAGTCCTCAAGATCGAAGGTAGCGAGAGGGTCGAGAAAGTACTCACAGATGCCGGCGAGTACAAGGCCGATCTCGTAATCCTAGCCACCGGAATAAAGCCCAACGTCGAGCTGGCGAAGGAGATAGGCGTCAGGATAGGCGAGACCGGAGCGATATGGACGAACGAGAGGATGCAGACGAGCGTTGAGAACGTCTATGCAGCGGGAGACGTCGCCGAGACGAGGCACATCATAACCGGGAGGCGCGTCTGGATTCCGCTCGCTCCCGCTGGAAACAAGATGGGCTACGTTGCCGGGAGCAACATAGCGGGCAGGGAAATCCACTTCCCCGGTGTGCTTGGAACGAGCGTCACCAAGTTCTTCGACGTCGAGATAGGCAAGACCGGTCTTACGGAGGCCGAGGCGATAAGGGAAGGCTACGACGTCAGGACGGCCTTCATAAAGGCCAGCACGAGGCCCCACTACTATCCGGGGGCGAGGCCGATATGGCTGAAGGGCGTTGTGGACAACGAGACCAACAGACTTCTCGGCGTTCAGGCGGTGGGCGCTGAAATCCTCCCGAGGATTGACACGGCGGCGGCGATGCTGACGGCGGGTTTCACAACCAGGGACGCTTTCTTCACGGATCTTGCCTACGCACCGCCCTTCGCGCCGGTCTGGGACCCGCTCATAGTCCTTGCAAGGGTCCTCAAGTTCTGACCCTCTTTTCTTACTCCCCTTTAACACCTGAAAACCTTAAAAGGAGCTTTTCCATTTCAGCCCGGGTGGTGATTATGACCAAGGTGAAGCGTGAGAAGTGGAGCAACGAGTTCAGCGAGTGGTACAACGAGCTCCTCGAAACGGCTGGAATTATCGACAAGCGCTATCCGGTCAAGGGAATGAACGTCTGGCTTCCGTACGGGCTGAAAATCATGCGCAACATCGAGGCCTTCATAAGGGCCGAGATGGAGCGAACAGGCCACGAGGAGGTTCTGTTTCCGGCGCTCATCCCCGAAACCGAGTTCCAGAAGGAGGCTGAGCACATAAAGGGCTTCGAGGACGAGGTTTACTGGGTAACGCATGCAGGTCTCGACCCCCTCGACGTCAGGCTCATTCTGAGGCCCACGAGCGAAACTGCCATGTACTCGATGTTCTCCCTCTGGATTCGCTCCCACGCGGATTTGCCCTTCAAGGTCTACCAGATAGTCAACGTCTACCGCTACGAAACCAAGCACACGAGGCCCCTCATTCGCGTTAGGGAAATCAGCAGGTTCTTCGAGGCCCACACGGCTCATGCCGACTTCGAAGATGCCGAGAGGCAGATAAAGGAGGACCTCGAGATATTCGACCGCCTCGCGAAGTTCCTCGCTTTACCCTACATAATCTCCAAGAGACCCGATTGGGACAAGTTCCCCGGCGCCTTTTACTCGCTCGGCGCCGAGATAATGATGCCCGACGGGAGGACGCTCCAGATAGGCACGATGCACAACTACAAGCAGAACTTCGCCAAAGCCTACAACATCCAGTACGAGACCGAAACTGGAGACCACGAGTATGCCCACCAGACGACCTTTGGAATGAGCGAGCGCCTTTTAGCGGCGGTCATAGCGGTTCACGGCGACGACAGCGGAATGGTTCTCCCGCCGACGATAGCGCCGATTCAGGTCGTTATCGTGCCCATTCCGAAGAAAGACGCAAACGTTGACGTCTTCGCCTACGCGAGGGAAATTGCTGAAGAGCTGAGAAAAGCGGGCTTCAGGGTGCATGTGGACGAGCGCGACATAAGGCCCGGAAGGAAGTACTACGACTGGGAGCTTAAGGGCGTTCCCCTGAGAATAGAGGTCGGCCCCAGGGATGTGGAGGGAAGGAAAGCCGTCCTCGCGAGGCGCGACACCTTCGAGAAGGTAACCGTCGAGCGCGATGCCATCGTCGAGGAAGTGAAGAAGACCCTCGACGCGATTCACGAGAACCTCTACAACCGCGCCAAGGAGTTCCTTGAGAGCCACATCAAGCGCGTTGACACGATTGAGGAAGCCAAGGCCGTCTTCGAGGACAGACGTGGCATAGTCGAGATTCCCTGGTGCGGTGACGAGGAGTGCGGGCTTAAAATGGAGGAGGAGCTCGACGCAAAGATGCTCGGAACGCCCTACCCCGAGGAAAAGGCCAGAGAGGGCATCGAAGGCAAGAAGTGCCCGGTCTGCGGCAGGGAGGCGAAGTTCATAGCAAGGTTCGCGAGAACCTACTGATTCTTTTTCCCTTTCGGTGGTTTCCAATGATTCTCGGAGTCCACGACGGCCACGACGCCGGGGCTGTTCTGATAGACGGCGAGAGGATTTTCGCGGTGAACGAGGAGCGCCTAAACCGGGTCAAGAAGTACAGGGGCTTCCCCGAGCTGAGCATCAAGGCCGTTCTCGAGATGGCAAACGCCGACCCGGAGGACGTTGAGGTAATAGCCGTCGCCGGGATTTTCAGGAAGCAGAAGCGCCTCGTCGAGCTTGAAAGAAGGTTGAAGGCCATCTTCGGCCCGGAGTTCAAGAGAAAGGTTCTATTCGTCGAGCACCACTTGGCTCACTCGGCGAGCGCCTACTACACCTCTGGCTGGCGCGAAGCTTTAGCGGTTAGCATAGACGCGGCCGGAGACGGTTTAAGCTCCTCGATTTACGTGGCGAGGGACGGCGAGATGATTAGGATAGCCCAGAGCACATACATAGACTCCCTCGGCGACTTCTATGCCTCGGTTACGGAGCTTTTGGGCTTCAAGCCGATGCGCCACGAGGGAAAGGTTATGAGCCTTGCCGCCTACGGGCGGCCGACCTACGATTTGAGCGCGATAATCGAGCTCAACGGACTGACCTTTGAAAACCATCTCAAGGTCATCGGCGTCGAGGCGACCAAAAAGCTGGCCGAGTTCTTCGGCTATCCCCTCTCAAAGGCGAAGGAGATAGCCAGCCAAATGAAGCGCGGAAAGCTCGACGGCGAGCTCCAGAGGAAGGCCATTGAGATAGCGGCGAGCGCGCAGAGGCACCTTGAGAAGCTCCTCGAGGAGCTCGGCGTTAAGCTGAGTTCGAAGGGCCTTCCTTTAGCCTACGCCGGCGGTGTTGCCCAGAACGTCAAGGCCAACGCGGTTTTGAGAAAAATCTTCGGGGACGATAACCTGTGGGTCTTCCCCGCGATGGACGACGGTGGGCTGGCCTTTGGAGCGGCAATCTTCGTCAAGGCTCAGCTCGAGAGGCTCGACGGAAGATGGAAGCCCTTCAAGCTCAAGCACGTCTACCTCGGCCCGTCCTATGAGAGGACTTACGTTGAGGAGCTCCTGAAAAAGGAGGGGCTCGAGTTTGAGGAAGTCGACGAAAAGTTCGTTGCCGACGTCCTGAGCGAGGGGAAGCTCGTCGGCTTCTTCCAGGGGGCGATGGAGTTCGGACCGAGGGCCCTTGGCAACCGCTCGATTCTGGCGAATCCTTCCGACGAAAAGGTTAAGGAGAGGCTCAACTTAGCTCTCAAAAGGGACATCTTCCAGCCCTTCGCGCCCTCGCTCCTCTGGGAGAAGGCCGAGGAATACCTTGAAGACCTCGAAGGCAGGCCGAACGAGTTCATGACGATGAGCTACACCGCGGGCGAAGAGTTCCAAAAGCTCGCTCCGGCTGTCGTTCACGTGGACGGCACGACGAGGCCTCAAGCTGTGAGGAAGGATGTGAATCCGAGCTACTACGAAGTCATTAAGGCCTTCGAGGGGAGAACCGGCATCGGGGCCGTGCTGAACACGAGCTTCAACATGCACGGCGAACCGATAGTCTGCTCGCCAGGGGACGCGCTGAGGACGTTCAGGAAGGCCGGACTGGACGTTCTGGTTATAGAGGAGTTTGCCATCGAAGGGCAGTGAGGGAGAGCTCTCCGTCCCTATCACTCGAAATTGACAAATTCAAGTCCAAACGCGATTAGTTAACTTTTTAAACCCGCCCCTTAAGTTATGGACGGAACTCGTGAGGTCCCCCCGAAAAAGGCGGGTTTCCCGCCCGAGGGGACCGAGGTTCGAAAGATTTAAAAAGCCATCCTAGTCAACGAGACTAGACCAAAATCTGGAGGTGTTTGGAAATGGCTAAGGAGAAGCCACACGTTAATATAGTCTTTATAGGCCACGTCGACCACGGAAAGAGCACCACCATCGGAAGGCTGCTCTTCGACACCGCCAACATACCGGAGAACATCATCAAGAAGTTCGAGGAGATGGGTGAGAAGGGTAAGTCCTTCAAGTTCGCCTGGGTCATGGACAGGCTCAAGGAGGAGCGCGAGAGGGGTATCACCATCGACGTCGCCCACACCAAGTTCGAGACCCCGCACAGGTACATCACCATCATCGACGCTCCGGGCCACAGGGACTTCGTTAAGAACATGATTACCGGTGCCAGCCAGGCCGACGCTGCCGTTCTCATCGTCGCTGCCACCGACGGTGTCATGCCCCAGACCAAGGAGCACGCCTTCCTTGCCAGGACCCTCGGTATCAACCACATAATCGTGGCCATCAACAAGATGGACATGGTTAACTACGACCAGAAGGCCTTCGAGAAGGTCAAGGCCCAGGTCGAGAAGCTCCTCAAGATGCTCGGCTACAAGGACTTCCCGGTCATCCCGATCAGCGCTTGGGAGGGCGACAACGTCGTCAAGAAGAGCGACAAGATGCCCTGGTACAAGGGTCCGACCCTCATCGAGGCCCTCGACCAGATACCCGAGCCGCCGAAGCCGACCGACAAGCCGCTCCGCATCCCGATCCAGGACGTCTACTCAATCAAGGGTGTCGGTACCGTTCCGGTCGGCCGTGTCGAGACCGGTGTCCTCCGCGTTGGAGACGTCGTCATCTTCGAGCCGGCCTCAACGATCTTCCACAAGCCCATCCAGGGTGAGGTCAAGTCCATCGAGATGCACCACGAGCCGCTCCAGGAAGCCCTTCCGGGTGACAACATCGGATTCAACGTCCGTGGCGTTGGTAAGAACGACATAAAGCGCGGTGACGTCGCCGGACACACCACCAACCCGCCGACCGTCGTCAGGCCGAAGGACACCTTCAAGGCCCAGATCATCGTCCTCAACCACCCGACCGCCATTACCGTCGGCTACACCCCGGTCCTCCACGCCCACACCACCCAGGTCGCCGTCAGGTTCGAGCAGCTCCTCGCCAAGCTCGACCCGAGGACTGGAAACATCGTCGAGGAGAACCCGCAGTTCATCAAGACCGGTGACTCCGCCATCGTCATCCTCAGGCCGACCAAGGCCATGGTCATCGAGCCGGTCAAGGAGATCCCGCAGATGGGCCGCTTCGCCATCCGTGACATGGGCCAGACCGTCGCTGCTGGTATGGTTATCTCCATCCAGAAGGCCGAGTGAAGGCCTTCTCTGACTTTTCCTATCCTTAACTTTTAGGAGGGACGGAAATGCAGAAGGCAAGGATTAAGCTCGCGAGCACGAACATCAAGGCCCTCAACGAGGTCACAGACCAGATCAAGCAGATCGCCGAGAGAACCGGCGTCAGGATGAGCGGTCCGATACCGCTCCCGACCAAGAGGATAAGGATAACCACCAGGAAGAGCCCCGACGGAGAGGGCACCGCCACCTTCGACAGGTTCGAGCTTCGCGTTCACAAGAGGCTCGTCGACATCGAGGCCGACGAGAGGGCCATGCGCCAGATTATGCGCATCCGCGTTCCTGAAGACGTTACCATCGAGATCGAGCTCATCTCCTGATCCCTCTCATTTATGCGCCGGGGTAGCCTAGCCTGGGAAGGCGCGGGCCTGGAGAGTCCGTGGGCGTTAGCCCGCCAGGGTTCAAATCCCTGCCCCGGCGCCAAAACCCTTCTTCCTCTGCTTATAGTCTTTGATGCTCCCCTTTTGTGCAGAAATTGTTCATCGTGGGCTTTCTCTGTCTCTTGAGGGATTTAAGCGGACACTTGTGTCTCCGGAATTATTTCCGTCCTTTACTTTACAAACAGAAAGATTAGGTCGCCCTTTTGAAGAAAAGTTTATAACCCTTGGGTCCGAGTTACCTATGTACAGCTCCGTACTAATGAACTTGAATGATCATTGAGGTGGTGGGTATGCAGAAAAAACTCGAAAGGAAGCTCGCGTCCGAGCCCCTCAATTTCGAGTCCTTCTTCTCCGAGAAGGCCCTCGGTATGAAGGCCTCGGAGATTAGGGAGCTCCTCAAGCTCGTCGAGACGAGCGATGTTATCAGCTTGGCGGGAGGTTTGCCCGCTCCCGAAACGTTTCCAGTTGAGGTCATCAAGAAGATCGCCCAGGAGGTTCTCACGAAGCACGCCGACAAGGCCCTGCAGTACGGAACGACAAAGGGCTTCACGCCCCTCCGGCTTGCCCTCGCCAAGTGGATGGAGAGGCGCTACGGCGTTCCGATGAGCAAGGTCGAGATAATGATGGTCGCAGGCAGTCAGCAGGCCCTCGACCTCATCGGAAGGGTCTTCATAGATCCCGGCGACATCGTGGTTGTTGAGGCGCCGACTTATCTCGCGGCGCTCAACGCTTTCAAGTACTACGACCCCGAGTTCGTGAGCATTCCCATGGATCACGACGGAATGAGGATAGACCTACTCGAGGAGAAGCTCGAGGAGCTGAAGAGGGAAGGCAGGCGCGTTAAGTTCGTCTACACCGTCTCGACTTTCCAGAACCCGATGGGCGTCACCATGAGCCTCGACAGGAGGAAGAAGCTCATAGAGCTCGCCAAGGAGTACGACTTCCTCATCGTTGAGGACAACCCCTACAGCGAGCTCCGCTACTCGGGTGAGCCCGTTCCGCCGATAAAGCACTTCGACGACGAGGGCCGCGTCCTCTACCTCGGAACGTTCTCCAAGATACTCGCCCCAGGCTTCCGTCTCGGCTGGATCTCGGCCCACCCGCACTTCATAAGGAAGATTGAGATAGCCAAGCAGGCAGTTGACCTCTGCGCCAACACCCTTGCCCAGGTCATAGCCTGGAAGTACGTTGAGGACGGCCACCTCGACGAGCACATACCGGAGATAATCGAGTTCTACCGGCCGAGGCGTGATGCAATGCTTGAAGCCCTCGAGGAGTTCATGCCAGAGGGCGTCGAGTGGACAAAGCCGGACGGAGGAATGTTCGTTTGGGTCACCCTGCCCGAGGGGATAGACACCAAGCTCATGATGGAGAAGGCCGTCGCTAAGGGCGTCGCCTACGTTCCCGGTGAGGCCTTCTTCGCCCACCGCGACGTCAAGAACACCCTCAGGCTGAACTTCACCTACGTCCCCGAGGAGACCATACGTGAAGGCGTCAAGAGGCTCGCGGAGACGATTGAGGAGGAGCTTAAGAGGCTCAAGAGGGTCTGAGGCAACGTTTTTATAACCCTTTTTCTATTTGGTTATCCTGTGGGGGATGCTTATGAAACCTGTGATCGTGATAATAGCGGGCAGTTTCAACGATGTTAAATCGAAGTGGATCCTCCACCACTCCCGTGCCATCGACCGCGCCGGTGGAATCCCCGTGATTTACACGAGTCCGGGGGATCCAAGGGACGTTGTTGAGATAGCGGACGGAATTCTGCTGACCGAGGGGCCGGACATACATCCATATTTCTACGGTGAGGATCCCTCCCCAAACATCAAGAACGTCGATTACAGCAGGGACAAGTTTGAGATAGAGCTCTTCCGCAGGGCCCAGAGCATGGACATTCCCGTCCTCGGCGTGGGCAGGGGAATGCAGATAATGAACATCGCAATGAACGGAACCATGTATCAGGATCTCCAGCGGGAAATTCCCAAGGCGATAAAGCACGACTGGGATCCCCTGACCGTCGATCCGGGCCAGAGGCTTCACAGCATAAGGCTGAAAACCTCATCAAAGCTCTACGATATACTCAAGGATAAGCTCGACGTGTCGAGCACCAACGAGGTGTTCATCCACGTCAACAGCTTCCACCACCAGGGCATAAAGCGGGTGGGAGAAGGCTTCAGGGCCGTCGCTTTTTCAATAGACGGTATTGCCGAGGCTATTGAATCTAAAGAAGGTTTCTACATAGGCGTCCAGTGGAACCCCCAGTTCCTCCCGGAGATGATAGCCCTCTACGAGGCCTTCGTCAGGGCCGCAAAGGAGAGTCAGAGGAGGAGAATAGAGAGGGAGCAGATTGAGGTAGAGGCAGAGGATCAGGGCACTAGGTGAGACCCATCGCAGCTCGGATACGAGCGGTAGCCCTCCCTGCACGAACCGAAGGTTATCCCCAGTTTTGTTATCTCCCTTTCCGCCTCGCGCAGGATACGGAAGCGTAGCTCCCTCGGCAGGTAGTAGTAGCCGCCGATTCTTTTTCCCTTCTCGTACAGCGGCCACAGCCTTTTCATTAACTCGGGAAACTTGGCGAACATTCTCGCCTTGGAGTCGGGTCTAAGCTTGAGGGTTGAAACCGTTATGTGGCTGACAAAGCTCAGGGCCTCAAGGGTCTCTTTGAAGTCCTCCCACGTGTAGAAGGGTATTATCGGATCGATTCTCGCGTAAACCGGTATTCCCGCCTTTTTGGCCTTTTTTAAAGCCCGTATTCTGGCCCTCGGTGAGGGAGCGTTTGGTTCGAGGAGTTTAGCTTTTCTCTCGTCAACCGTCGTCACGGTGATTCCGACGGCACAGCGGAGCTCGCTCAGAAGGTCTATATCCCGCTCGAAGACGTCCGATTTGGTGAGGAGCAGACAGCGGACGTCGTAGCGTTTGAAGAGCTCAAGGACCTTCCGCGTTATCCCGAGCTCGCGCTCGATCGTTGGATATGGGTCTGATGAGTAGGAGAGGGCTATGATGTAGCGCCTGTCGAACTTTCTGAGTTCCCTCTCCAGCTTTGGTAAGAGGCCCTCCTTCGTCCTCACGCGGAAGGCGTTGGGGATATAGCTCGTTATGTAGCAGTAGACGCAGGCGTGGTCGCAGCCGGTGTAGACGTTCAGGGTGTACTTGAAGGGGCATGTGCAGAGCTTCGCCTTCCAGGGGTCGAAAGGACGGATGTAGCCCATGACAGGAAATACGAAAACACCTTAAAACCCCTATCGATACCCCTACGGTGGTTGAAATGAGCGAACCTGTTAGGGGAAGGGTGGAGTGGTTCAAGGACTACCAGTTCATCGGCAGGATAGAAGACGACAAGTGTTCCGTGATTCTCGGAGAAGGAGGAATAAGCCCCATGAAGCTCCTTCTCCTGAGCGTTGCCGGCTGCACCGCCTACGATGTGGTGATGATCCTCAAGAAGATGAGGGAACCGGTTGAGGGGCTTGAGGTTGAGATATCGGGCGAGAGGAGGGAGGAGCACCCGAGGGTTTACAGAAAGGTTCACCTCCACTACCGCATTTACGGAAACGTGCGGGAGGAGAAGGCAAAGCGCGCGATAGAGCTCAGCCAGGACAAGTACTGCTCGGCCTCGGCCCACATGAAGCTCAGCGGCACGGAGGTTACCTATTCGCTCGAGATAATCGGGCGGTAGCTTTTTAAACCCCCACCTTATCCGGGGCTGGTGAAGCTCATGATCGAACTCCTCAAGACATTCATAATCCTCTACGGCGGTCTCTTCGCGATAACCAACCCGGTCGGGGCGGTTCCGGTCTTCCTCAGCGTCACCCACGACCTCTCGTGGAGGGAGAGGAGAGAGATAGCCACGAAATCGGCCATAACCGTCGTGGTGACCCTCATCGTCTTCGCCCTCATAGGCCAGTGGATATTCCGGTTCTTCGGATCAACGACCGATGCCTTCGCCATAGCCGGGGGCATACTCCTCTTCAGGATGGCAATGGAGATGCTCTCGGGAAAGCTGTCGTCGGTTAAGATAAGCAGGGACGATACCGAGGAGCTGGACGATGAAACGGTAACTCTCGAGGAAGTTGCGGTGATCCCGCTCGCCATCCCCCTCATCTCGGGTCCGGGTGCGATAACGACGGTGATGCTCTACATGGCGAACACGAATACAATGGCCGAGCGGGCGGTGCTGATCCTCGTTATACTCGCCATCGGACTAACGGTGTGGGTCACTCTTTGCTCGGCCAACAGGATAAAGCGCGCTCTCGGCCGGGTGGGGATAAAGGTCATGACGAGGATGATGGGTCTCATATTGACCTCGATGGCGGTTCAGATGATAATCAACGGGATAAAGGGGGCCTTCGGGCTGTGAACTTCCTTTACTCTCCAAGCTATTGTTTTAGTTTTAAATAGAAATAGCCTAAAACTTGGTTGATCATCTAAAGTCTTAGTTGTATGATTCTCCATTAGTTAAGTTATCACTTCGAATGATAAAGAAATCTTTAAATAGGATAAAGTTCAACCCCGTAGTGAAGTTCCCACAGGAGGTGTGTAAGGTGAAGAAAAAATTCTTGGTTGTATTGTTTCTTGGAGTCCTCCTGTTGGGGGGGGTCGTGATCTCGACACCAGTCAAGGCAGGAGGGAATAACAGGAAGGACATTCTACCGGTTGTCCGGAAACTTGCAATTCGAGAACTCCATAAGTTCCCGGAATTTTCAGGTGCGATTCCTACAAACCCAGTGCCTCTGTACTTTCCAGATGGTGAACTCGCGGCATACGAGTTCAAGGTTGTTAGGAGAGGGCAAACTATTGGTTACATAATAGTTTCAGCCAACAAAAAGCTACCCCCCACAATTCTAGAAGCCGGGATGGGCCCAGAAACCCCAAGTGAGATCATGAAAAAGCTTGCCAAGAAAAAAGGTCTTCACAACTATAAGGTTGTTTACTTCGCAGGGCTCGAGTATGGCCTCCTCTCAAAAGACAAGGTCATTGACTCAAGAGGAATGGAACATAGGAAACCCAACTACTACCAGTTCATCGCTGGTGCCTCTCCAGACAGCATCAACAAGTGGGCCACTATAGAATCTACTTCATACTCATCATCCTACACGTCAACTTCCACTATAACCTCGGAAAAGATACTTTATGACGTTCCAGCTTGGACCTCAACCGATGAAGGCGGTGCAAGTGAGCCCCTGCCGCCGGGGGCCAATTCAATCAATCCCAATTTGATGTCAGTTTACTCGTCAACCTCGAATCCATATGATTACATAGGACCTAACCCTGATCCATGGAAGGAGTATGACGGATGCGCCCCAATAGCGGCATCAATGGTAGTGGCGTACTATGATACTCAATACAGAAACGACTGGTACAGGGAAGCGATAATAGACATTCTGCACGAGACAATGAAGACTGACTATGAGGGATGGACCGATCCAAGTAACATTGGGCCGGGTATTGAGGACTTCTATGATCGTGCAATGTACCTGTACCACGAGGGGGTTATCGGGATTGCGCCCACCTACTCATACACAACAAGTACAATTACAGACCCAGAC belongs to Thermococcus sp. AM4 and includes:
- a CDS encoding transcription factor S; protein product: MKFCPKCGNLMLPDRKRKVWVCRSCGYEEPFDEEKDREKTRITQKVEHRPDEGIIVVEQDVKTLPTTKVTCPKCGNDTAYWWELQTRAGDEPSTIFYKCTKCGYVWRSYE
- the cdr gene encoding CoA-disulfide reductase → MGKRVVIIGGGAAGMSTASRVKRLKPEWDVKVFEATEWVSHAPCGIPYVVEGISPTEKLMHYPPEVFIKKRGIDLHLKAEVIEVGQGYVRVRENGGEHTYEWDYLVFANGASPRVPAVEGVNLPGVFKADLPPDAVAIREYMEKNRVEDVVIIGGGYIGVEMAEAFAAQGKRVTLIERNERVMAKAFDKEITDVLEEEMRKRINLRTQEIVLKIEGSERVEKVLTDAGEYKADLVILATGIKPNVELAKEIGVRIGETGAIWTNERMQTSVENVYAAGDVAETRHIITGRRVWIPLAPAGNKMGYVAGSNIAGREIHFPGVLGTSVTKFFDVEIGKTGLTEAEAIREGYDVRTAFIKASTRPHYYPGARPIWLKGVVDNETNRLLGVQAVGAEILPRIDTAAAMLTAGFTTRDAFFTDLAYAPPFAPVWDPLIVLARVLKF
- the proS gene encoding proline--tRNA ligase — protein: MTKVKREKWSNEFSEWYNELLETAGIIDKRYPVKGMNVWLPYGLKIMRNIEAFIRAEMERTGHEEVLFPALIPETEFQKEAEHIKGFEDEVYWVTHAGLDPLDVRLILRPTSETAMYSMFSLWIRSHADLPFKVYQIVNVYRYETKHTRPLIRVREISRFFEAHTAHADFEDAERQIKEDLEIFDRLAKFLALPYIISKRPDWDKFPGAFYSLGAEIMMPDGRTLQIGTMHNYKQNFAKAYNIQYETETGDHEYAHQTTFGMSERLLAAVIAVHGDDSGMVLPPTIAPIQVVIVPIPKKDANVDVFAYAREIAEELRKAGFRVHVDERDIRPGRKYYDWELKGVPLRIEVGPRDVEGRKAVLARRDTFEKVTVERDAIVEEVKKTLDAIHENLYNRAKEFLESHIKRVDTIEEAKAVFEDRRGIVEIPWCGDEECGLKMEEELDAKMLGTPYPEEKAREGIEGKKCPVCGREAKFIARFARTY
- a CDS encoding carbamoyltransferase, with the translated sequence MILGVHDGHDAGAVLIDGERIFAVNEERLNRVKKYRGFPELSIKAVLEMANADPEDVEVIAVAGIFRKQKRLVELERRLKAIFGPEFKRKVLFVEHHLAHSASAYYTSGWREALAVSIDAAGDGLSSSIYVARDGEMIRIAQSTYIDSLGDFYASVTELLGFKPMRHEGKVMSLAAYGRPTYDLSAIIELNGLTFENHLKVIGVEATKKLAEFFGYPLSKAKEIASQMKRGKLDGELQRKAIEIAASAQRHLEKLLEELGVKLSSKGLPLAYAGGVAQNVKANAVLRKIFGDDNLWVFPAMDDGGLAFGAAIFVKAQLERLDGRWKPFKLKHVYLGPSYERTYVEELLKKEGLEFEEVDEKFVADVLSEGKLVGFFQGAMEFGPRALGNRSILANPSDEKVKERLNLALKRDIFQPFAPSLLWEKAEEYLEDLEGRPNEFMTMSYTAGEEFQKLAPAVVHVDGTTRPQAVRKDVNPSYYEVIKAFEGRTGIGAVLNTSFNMHGEPIVCSPGDALRTFRKAGLDVLVIEEFAIEGQ
- the tuf gene encoding translation elongation factor EF-1 subunit alpha is translated as MAKEKPHVNIVFIGHVDHGKSTTIGRLLFDTANIPENIIKKFEEMGEKGKSFKFAWVMDRLKEERERGITIDVAHTKFETPHRYITIIDAPGHRDFVKNMITGASQADAAVLIVAATDGVMPQTKEHAFLARTLGINHIIVAINKMDMVNYDQKAFEKVKAQVEKLLKMLGYKDFPVIPISAWEGDNVVKKSDKMPWYKGPTLIEALDQIPEPPKPTDKPLRIPIQDVYSIKGVGTVPVGRVETGVLRVGDVVIFEPASTIFHKPIQGEVKSIEMHHEPLQEALPGDNIGFNVRGVGKNDIKRGDVAGHTTNPPTVVRPKDTFKAQIIVLNHPTAITVGYTPVLHAHTTQVAVRFEQLLAKLDPRTGNIVEENPQFIKTGDSAIVILRPTKAMVIEPVKEIPQMGRFAIRDMGQTVAAGMVISIQKAE
- the rpsJ gene encoding 30S ribosomal protein S10 is translated as MQKARIKLASTNIKALNEVTDQIKQIAERTGVRMSGPIPLPTKRIRITTRKSPDGEGTATFDRFELRVHKRLVDIEADERAMRQIMRIRVPEDVTIEIELIS
- a CDS encoding PLP-dependent aminotransferase family protein yields the protein MQKKLERKLASEPLNFESFFSEKALGMKASEIRELLKLVETSDVISLAGGLPAPETFPVEVIKKIAQEVLTKHADKALQYGTTKGFTPLRLALAKWMERRYGVPMSKVEIMMVAGSQQALDLIGRVFIDPGDIVVVEAPTYLAALNAFKYYDPEFVSIPMDHDGMRIDLLEEKLEELKREGRRVKFVYTVSTFQNPMGVTMSLDRRKKLIELAKEYDFLIVEDNPYSELRYSGEPVPPIKHFDDEGRVLYLGTFSKILAPGFRLGWISAHPHFIRKIEIAKQAVDLCANTLAQVIAWKYVEDGHLDEHIPEIIEFYRPRRDAMLEALEEFMPEGVEWTKPDGGMFVWVTLPEGIDTKLMMEKAVAKGVAYVPGEAFFAHRDVKNTLRLNFTYVPEETIREGVKRLAETIEEELKRLKRV
- a CDS encoding gamma-glutamyl-gamma-aminobutyrate hydrolase family protein, yielding MKPVIVIIAGSFNDVKSKWILHHSRAIDRAGGIPVIYTSPGDPRDVVEIADGILLTEGPDIHPYFYGEDPSPNIKNVDYSRDKFEIELFRRAQSMDIPVLGVGRGMQIMNIAMNGTMYQDLQREIPKAIKHDWDPLTVDPGQRLHSIRLKTSSKLYDILKDKLDVSSTNEVFIHVNSFHHQGIKRVGEGFRAVAFSIDGIAEAIESKEGFYIGVQWNPQFLPEMIALYEAFVRAAKESQRRRIEREQIEVEAEDQGTR